In Labeo rohita strain BAU-BD-2019 chromosome 4, IGBB_LRoh.1.0, whole genome shotgun sequence, the DNA window TCCACTGATCGCCTGACTGcgggctgctgctgctgcaccaGAAATGCTGCTGACCATTCCTGCGCTCACGCTCATGAGAGACAGGCTGCTCACCATATTGGACAAGCGACTGTCTTCTCCTTCAATCAGCTTcctgcaaaaatgaaaattctgtcattaattactcacccttgtgtcgttccaaacccgtaagagcttcaattaagatatttaattaAGAAGATTTGtcaactattttaacaatgaccttactacttttctgggccttgaacatgtcagttgtgttgctgtctatacagggtcagaaagctctcggatttcctcagaaaaatcttaatttgtattctgaagatgaacggttagaggtttggaatgatatgatGGTGAGCAATGACTTTTTCTCATAAATTTGAGGGGAAAATGGCAGAATTGCCAGATATGAGTTTTTTAGGAAGAAATGTCAGACATTCCATagttaaaaaaacatgtaacatgtaaaattagaattgcaagaaaagtcacaattctgcttttttttatatcttggaattctgactttattttttggaattctaagtttatatctcaaattccaaattatgagataagttttattgttttcatgaTGATGTTGTGTGATGGCAGCACTGCAGTACCTGTATGTGGTAATTTCAATCTCCAGTGACATCTTAACGTTGAGCAGATCCTGATAATCTCTCAGCAGAAGTGCAATCTTCCCCTTAATAGACTTCAGTTCCTCCTTTAGAGTCTCAATACGGATCTATTACACATGATTTAGTAAAATCttcaaatttttgaatttttacattgaagaaatttacatttatacatcattttatGCAGTACAGATGGTTTCAAAccagcagctctacagaagttAATAGTGTTATTATTCAGCTTCATTGATTTAGTTCAGTGTTGTTTGAATTCAGTTTAGTAactgtcaatatttaaaaaaagttaatcaattATGAAATTAGTTCATTTCAGCTCTAAGTAGCTCTAAGAAGGCAAAAGTGTGATTATTCAACTCATGTTAGTTACATCTCATTCTCATCCAATAGTATCAGTTCAGTTAAATTGCTAACATTACTGAATCTTTTAAACCCCAAAACGTAAGTGTAGCTTGCTTGTGCTAAGCCTAAagctttaaatgtgattttagcatgttactatATGCGTGCTAGGGTTTCTGGGTGatttctgggtggttgcttgATGGCCAAAGACAGAAAAGGGGGATTTTAATGTTATTCTGCCCTAAAAAGACCCTATAGCTTAAGGGGGCGTGGTTTTACCTGTAGCTCCGCCTCCTCTTTCTTGTATCTCTCCTGTGCCTCCCGCATCTGGAGCAGCAGTGCTTCATTCCTGTTTTTAAGAGCCTCCAGTTCTCTCTGTTTATTCTGAATCtaaaaacacatacagtatggATTCAATTATACGGCTGTACAGTTTAGGGCACAGGACAGGAAAACTGTCAATTTCCCACACCTCTCTCTTGTAAGCTGTCATTTCCTCTCTGACGCTCCTTGCTGTTTCCACGTGCCGTGATGTTGCTTTGTTTAGATCTTGAAACTTCGCTTTATACCAAGCGTCCATCTCCTAGTGAACAACGGTTGGGTAAAACATAAGCATATGTAAGCAAAACCGTTCTGTATAATGAATAATGAGGTTTATTTGCGAACCGTAATGATTACCTGCAGGTTTTGGGCAGCGATACTGTCGTATTGAGCCTGGATCTGTTTGAGGGCGGATGCCAGATCGGGCAATGAGAAAGCCACGTCTACTTTAGCCACAGATCCATAAATCTGAGCCATCAGCTCCTCGATTTCCTGGCATACAGAAAATTTtgataaatcaaaattattcaaaatgatagtaaattcaattatttactatattaatgcaatgaaatacCCAGTGATTGACAATAAAATCACATAGCAAttcaacaatatatttattttatgtaacattacttATATGACTAGCACATTTGAAAACTACATTTTACATTTGGCACATTATcggtaaattatattaaattatattaattatatattataaatatattataaattatattaaactgactttaaaaaattaagttgaaaaatttaaaatctttttttttttaattcttatgcttttagttttagttaataataataaccacaatcttttttaatattatattatattatattatattatattatattattgtcagagatattttagtatcattaatatgcttttatagttattgttaatattttgagttagatttgatttttacatttctgttttttttagcttagttttagtatttttttgtcattcttagtacttttttaaaaaaaaaagtctacatAGTCTTTTACATTTTCGTTTAtagtaaacaaaaattacatttgttatagctgaaataaaataagcgatgattatataatattatattatattatattatattacaatatattatattatattatattatattattgtcagagatattttagtatcattaatatgcttttataggtattgttaatattttgagttagatttgatttttacatttctgttttttttttagtttagttttagtatttctTTGTCATTCttagtactttttaaaaaaaaatgtctacatagtcttttacatttttgtttttagtaaacaaaaatgtaatttgttatagctgaaataaaataagcgatgattatataatattatattatattatattacaatatattatattatattatattatattattacttcTAACAGtatgataatattataatattagataatatatttaaattgccTTCACCTTTTTGTGAATCCTCTGTAGGAACTCAAGTTCCACTTCCAGGTTTTCCAGTCGTTTTTCCAAGGCAATTCGGGCAGATGTGGCTGCATCCACATCCTAGCAGACAGAGGGAGTTTGAACCCCAATCATTATGTAAAACCAATTAATGTTACACTTTCTGTATTAAGCTGGAAATTACCGGTTTGAAGGCTTCAATTTCAAGCTCTGCCTTTTTCCTGGCCTCCAAAGCCTCCTCGTATTTCACCTTCAGCATTTCCAGCTGACCTGCCATGGCATCCTTTGCTGCTACCGCCAGGTCCTAAAAAATCAAGACAGATCCTTGCTAGAAACGAGTGAGT includes these proteins:
- the ngs gene encoding notochord granular surface isoform X1 translates to MSHSPERMSSYRRHFESGLSSSSTLQVRVSSPSPTRGAARHRSASYTRSGARRALSGSRKSRMTSSVSMGTLCLGMGFGVAGGAVDLDAAAAENQAFLSTRTSEKKEMVALNDRLAVYIEKVRSLEQSNKLLEAEIDGIKNHHVKPSGLRLLYEDQLRELRRIADQMKVQRDLAVAAKDAMAGQLEMLKVKYEEALEARKKAELEIEAFKPDVDAATSARIALEKRLENLEVELEFLQRIHKKEIEELMAQIYGSVAKVDVAFSLPDLASALKQIQAQYDSIAAQNLQEMDAWYKAKFQDLNKATSRHVETARSVREEMTAYKREIQNKQRELEALKNRNEALLLQMREAQERYKKEEAELQIRIETLKEELKSIKGKIALLLRDYQDLLNVKMSLEIEITTYRKLIEGEDSRLSNMVSSLSLMSVSAGMVSSISGAAAAARSQAISGAVSSSASEKMLSSSTIVDHNHHESVEEFTHEQAVEMTERKTVLIRTVRTDEDTFQRDTQERTITISGAADETD
- the ngs gene encoding notochord granular surface isoform X2; translated protein: MSHSPERMSSYRRHFESGLSSSSTLQVRVSSPSPTRGAARHRSASYTRSGARRALSGSRKSRMTSVSMGTLCLGMGFGVAGGAVDLDAAAAENQAFLSTRTSEKKEMVALNDRLAVYIEKVRSLEQSNKLLEAEIDGIKNHHVKPSGLRLLYEDQLRELRRIADQMKVQRDLAVAAKDAMAGQLEMLKVKYEEALEARKKAELEIEAFKPDVDAATSARIALEKRLENLEVELEFLQRIHKKEIEELMAQIYGSVAKVDVAFSLPDLASALKQIQAQYDSIAAQNLQEMDAWYKAKFQDLNKATSRHVETARSVREEMTAYKREIQNKQRELEALKNRNEALLLQMREAQERYKKEEAELQIRIETLKEELKSIKGKIALLLRDYQDLLNVKMSLEIEITTYRKLIEGEDSRLSNMVSSLSLMSVSAGMVSSISGAAAAARSQAISGAVSSSASEKMLSSSTIVDHNHHESVEEFTHEQAVEMTERKTVLIRTVRTDEDTFQRDTQERTITISGAADETD
- the ngs gene encoding notochord granular surface isoform X3; the protein is MSHSPERMSSYRRHFESGLSSSSTLQVRVSSPSPTRGAARHRSASYTRSGARRALSGSRKSRMTSSVSMGTLCLGMGFGVAGGAVDLDAAAAENQAFLSTRTSEKKEMVALNDRLAVYIEKVRSLEQSNKLLEAEIDGIKNHHVKPSGLRLLYEDQLRELRRIADQMKVQRDLAVAAKDAMAGQLEMLKVKYEEALEARKKAELEIEAFKPDVDAATSARIALEKRLENLEVELEFLQRIHKKEIEELMAQIYGSVAKVDVAFSLPDLASALKQIQAQYDSIAAQNLQEMDAWYKAKFQDLNKATSRHVETARSVREEMTAYKREIQNKQRELEALKNRNEALLLQMREAQERYKKEEAELQIRIETLKEELKSIKGKIALLLRDYQDLLNVKMSLEIEITTYRKLIEGEDSRLSNMVSSLSLMSVSAGMVSSISGAAAAARSQAISGAVSSSASEKMLSSSTIVDHNHHESVEEFTHEQAVEMTERKTVLIS